GGGCCGATGAACAGGCCGGAAAACAGGTAGCTGAGCGAGGGATGATTGTGCCAGTAGCCGACCAGGCTCTTGAGCAGGTCGGGCCGGCGCAGCAGCGGCGAGTCGGCGGGCGTGACGCCGCCAACGACGATGTGGTTGCCGCCGCCGGTGCCGCTGTGGCGGCCATCGAGCATGAATTTCTGCGCGCCCAAGCGCGTCGCGCGCGCTTCCTCGTAGACAATCTCGGTCTTCTCGACCAGCTCGCGCCAGCCCAGCGAGGGATGGATATTGACCTCGATCACGCCGGGATCGGGCGTCACCGTGAAGTGGTTGAGCCGCGGATCGAAGGGCGGCGCGTAGCCCTCGACGAACACCGGCGTGTCGAGCTCTTCGGCGGTATCCTCGACCGCGGCGACAAGCTCGAGATAGTCCTCGGCGGTCTCGGTCGGCGGCATGAAGACGAACAGATGGCCGTCGCGCGGCTCGAAGGCTATCGCGGTACGCACCAGCCAGCTCGCCGACATGCCCTTGCCCGGCATCGTGTCGAGCGGCGCCGGGTTGCCCGTGGGGCGGCCATTGCCGGCCGCCGCCCCGGCGCGGTCCATCGGCCGCGCGCTCGCGCTCTGCATCATGACTGTCGCGACGCGGCGCATGGTGTCCAGCGGCGGCAACGGCTCGCGCGGCATGGTGGGGTCGGTATCATAGAACTGTGCGCGCTCGCCCGGCGCGGTCCACGGCAGCGAGTCAAGCGGCAGGCGCAAGCCGATCGGCGAATCGCCGGGCACGAGGTACATTTTCTCCGGCCGCACGAACCACGGCCCGCTGCGCCAGCGCGCCCCGTTGCCGTAGACGCGCTGGATCGGCAGCACATGGCCGATCACGCTCTCGAGCCCCTGCTCGAAGATGCGTGCCAGCCGCGCCCGCTCCATCTCGTCGTCGAGCCGCGAGTCGGCGGGATCGACGTTCACTGGCAGCCGGCGCTCGCGCCAGAGGTAGTACCAGGTGTCCTCGAAGGCCGGCAGAAGGTAGCCGGGATCGATCTGTAGCCGCTCGGCGAGGGCGCGGCCGAAGCGGCCGGCGAGTTCCTCGGTGGCGCCGATCGGCTTCTCCTCATGCGCGATCAGGCGCGGTTCGCGCCAGACCGGCTCGCCATCGCGTCGCCAGTGGCAGCCCAGCGCCCAGCGCGGCAATTGCTCGCCCGGATACCATTTGCCCTGGCCATAGTGCAGCAACGGCCCCTTGGCGAATCGCGACGCGAGGCGGCGGAACAGCCGGCCGGCGAGACGGCGCTTGTCGGGACCCAGGGCCGCCGTGTTCCACTCGACGCCATCCATGTCGTCGATCGACACGAAGGTCGGCTCGCCGCCCATCGACAGGCGCATGTCGGCACGATGCAGCCGGCCGTCGATCGCCTCGCCCAGCGCCACGATCTGGCGCCAGGTCTCGTCCTCGTATGGCTTGGTGGTGCGCGGCGTCTCGCGCACGCGCGTTACCGCCATGTCGAAGGTGAAGTCGACCTCGGCCTGCTCGACCATGCCCTCGATCGGCGCGGCGCTTTGCGGCTCGGGCGTGCAGGCAAGCGGGATGTGGCCTTCGCCGGCCATCAGGCCGGAGGTCGGATCCAGTCCGATCCAGCCGGCGCCAGGCAGATAGACCTCGCACCAGGCATGCAGGTCGGTGAAGTCGTGCGTCGGTCCCTCGGGTCCGTCGAGCGGCTTCTCGTCGGGCATCAGCTGGATCAGGTAGCCCGAGACAAAGCGCGCGGCGAAACCCAGATGGCGCAGGATGTTGACCAGCAGCCAGCCGGTGTCGCGGCAGGAGCCCTTCGCCAGACCGAGCGTCTGCTCGAAAGTCTGCACGCCGGGCTCCATACGGATGACATAGCCGACCTCGCTCTGCAGGCGCTGGTTCAGGCGCACCAGGAAATCGACCGTGCGTGGATTGCCGCCGCGATCGACCCTGGTCAGCCAGGCCGCGAGCAGCGGGCCGGGCGGTGCGGTCTTTCGGAAGGGCGCGAGGTCCTCCGAAAGCTCGGCGTCGTAGGCGAAGGGATAGTGCTCGGCGTCAGGCTCGAGGAAAAAGTCGAACGGATTGACCACCGCCATGTCGGCCACGAGATCGACGCTGACCGCGAAGCGGTCGGTCCTTTCGGGAAACACCAGGCGTGCCAGCCAGTTGCCCTGCGGATCCTGCTGCCAGTTGATGAAGTGCTCCGCCGGCTCGATCTTCAGGGAATAGGACAGGATCGGCGTCCGGCAATGCGCCGCCGGCCGCAGTCGCACCACCTGCGGACCGACGGCGATGGTGCGGTCGTAGCGGTATGTGGTGCGATGATGCAGGGCGACGTGGATACTCATCGGTCCGACTCT
The window above is part of the Alphaproteobacteria bacterium genome. Proteins encoded here:
- a CDS encoding transglutaminase family protein, with the protein product MSIHVALHHRTTYRYDRTIAVGPQVVRLRPAAHCRTPILSYSLKIEPAEHFINWQQDPQGNWLARLVFPERTDRFAVSVDLVADMAVVNPFDFFLEPDAEHYPFAYDAELSEDLAPFRKTAPPGPLLAAWLTRVDRGGNPRTVDFLVRLNQRLQSEVGYVIRMEPGVQTFEQTLGLAKGSCRDTGWLLVNILRHLGFAARFVSGYLIQLMPDEKPLDGPEGPTHDFTDLHAWCEVYLPGAGWIGLDPTSGLMAGEGHIPLACTPEPQSAAPIEGMVEQAEVDFTFDMAVTRVRETPRTTKPYEDETWRQIVALGEAIDGRLHRADMRLSMGGEPTFVSIDDMDGVEWNTAALGPDKRRLAGRLFRRLASRFAKGPLLHYGQGKWYPGEQLPRWALGCHWRRDGEPVWREPRLIAHEEKPIGATEELAGRFGRALAERLQIDPGYLLPAFEDTWYYLWRERRLPVNVDPADSRLDDEMERARLARIFEQGLESVIGHVLPIQRVYGNGARWRSGPWFVRPEKMYLVPGDSPIGLRLPLDSLPWTAPGERAQFYDTDPTMPREPLPPLDTMRRVATVMMQSASARPMDRAGAAAGNGRPTGNPAPLDTMPGKGMSASWLVRTAIAFEPRDGHLFVFMPPTETAEDYLELVAAVEDTAEELDTPVFVEGYAPPFDPRLNHFTVTPDPGVIEVNIHPSLGWRELVEKTEIVYEEARATRLGAQKFMLDGRHSGTGGGNHIVVGGVTPADSPLLRRPDLLKSLVGYWHNHPSLSYLFSGLFIGPTSQHPRVDEARNDQLFELEIAFRQVAAGREAPPWLVDRLFRNILVDGTGNTHRSEFCIDKLYSPDGAGGRRGLLELRAFEMPPHQRMSVAQQLLLRGLLAHFWDKPYDRPLARWGTRLHDDFMLPHFVWQDFTDVVEDLRLDCIGVCADWFLPHFEFRFPEIGGIAQRGIELELRHALEPWHVLGEEAGAGGTARYVDSSLERLQVKAQGLNDARHSIVCNGYAVPMRATGVPGEFVAGVRFRAWQPPNALHPTIGVHTPLVFDIHDAWSGRSIGGCTYHVSHPGGRSYDRFPVNANEAEARRRARYAPMGHSQGNMKPPRRLDNPDHPLTLDLRRA